In one Sulfurimonas hongkongensis genomic region, the following are encoded:
- a CDS encoding glycine zipper family protein, translating into MGFLKRTANFVTFGAVDRSDAKKITKNANKRKDDIKEELDDAKENTQNDIKNLGILKETTYSETISSFVKSYEVIGKVDLKPLKQNEALDYDIFQADFKEMQIITTNIKEISTAVVGGALIGTTAAFGAMGTAAIIGTASTGTAIGTLSGVAATNATLAWLGGGAIGAGGAGMTGGMVVLGGIALAPVVVFGMFIGTNKGKQVLNEANNYSDEIDVLVEKVITLIAELSQIRRGCYLMSESIQGLEALMKVYNIEMDKIAYRLEQRSAISKFIDPIKNKVFNIDILSKKEAEIFATSANIASMLSEIIKMPLMDEEGAFISNSLEVLECNNQEIEELKLQINHQG; encoded by the coding sequence ATGGGGTTTTTAAAAAGAACAGCTAATTTTGTAACATTTGGTGCAGTTGATAGAAGTGATGCAAAAAAAATTACAAAAAATGCCAACAAAAGAAAAGATGATATCAAAGAAGAGCTAGATGATGCAAAAGAAAATACACAAAATGATATTAAAAATTTAGGGATTTTAAAAGAAACTACATATTCAGAAACAATTAGTAGTTTTGTTAAATCATATGAAGTTATAGGAAAAGTTGATTTAAAACCATTAAAACAAAATGAAGCTTTGGATTATGATATTTTTCAAGCAGATTTTAAAGAAATGCAAATTATAACAACAAATATAAAAGAAATTTCTACAGCTGTTGTAGGTGGTGCATTAATAGGTACAACAGCAGCATTTGGTGCCATGGGAACTGCAGCAATTATAGGAACAGCCTCAACTGGTACGGCAATAGGAACATTATCTGGAGTAGCTGCAACTAATGCTACTTTGGCATGGCTTGGTGGTGGAGCAATAGGTGCAGGTGGTGCAGGTATGACTGGGGGAATGGTAGTCCTTGGAGGAATAGCACTAGCACCTGTCGTAGTGTTTGGAATGTTTATCGGAACAAATAAAGGAAAGCAAGTATTAAATGAAGCTAATAATTATTCTGATGAAATTGATGTACTTGTAGAAAAAGTAATAACATTGATAGCTGAGTTATCGCAAATAAGAAGAGGTTGCTACTTAATGAGTGAAAGTATACAAGGACTAGAAGCTTTAATGAAAGTTTATAATATTGAAATGGATAAAATAGCTTATAGATTGGAGCAAAGATCTGCTATATCAAAATTTATTGACCCAATAAAAAATAAAGTATTTAATATTGATATATTATCAAAAAAGGAAGCTGAAATATTTGCAACTTCTGCAAATATAGCCTCCATGTTAAGTGAGATTATAAAAATGCCACTCATGGATGAAGAAGGTGCTTTTATTAGTAATAGTTTAGAAGTTTTAGAATGTAATAATCAAGAAATTGAAGAACTAAAACTTCAAATAAATCATCAAGGATAA
- a CDS encoding HNH endonuclease signature motif containing protein produces the protein MAITLKRQISEDEKNIVLEKYGHICYATGHEILDEKDIHFDHIKAFADNGVSEIDNIAPMCKEHNLKKGRLPLEDFRIKLKLETFFQQGQALTLKDELQYFQDNKDINGFGLSVYSKSTENTIEIEIANKKTTYHLFTCPTTQWKYFYALIPVEAINSDDDEDGEIGLQPRYLILDKVFNLYRHFQKHPVLQPSIARLYKNKILVFDGQHKIASMLWGGRKEFELKIYINPDPQILNNTNIAAHDKFAQTRFYSSIMVSKLGSQFGKQFEDYKNKEDEEKKSELGFINHLKISDELTVAEANKRFYSFLYNMVLDPEVNNIVHLVSKSNRSSNEYPLTVDMLSKSLFSNFLYRHPLDEDMASKHYIREKEINNLIKLFNIFHDEALHDWDANKNSSDTNQNKLARLIRSKSIMSWSEILKDAIAAKLDVIDADDKEKLFYGEISDESFEKIRQVVRRLVEWAIWSLPQDSEIDRILSDNKSEIKKYMKSKGLTAGYLLGAPE, from the coding sequence ATGGCGATAACATTAAAGAGACAAATATCAGAAGATGAGAAGAATATTGTATTAGAAAAGTATGGTCATATTTGCTATGCAACAGGACATGAAATATTAGATGAAAAAGATATACATTTTGATCATATTAAAGCATTTGCAGATAATGGTGTATCTGAAATTGACAATATAGCACCAATGTGTAAAGAGCATAATTTAAAAAAAGGTAGATTACCACTTGAAGACTTTAGAATAAAGCTAAAACTTGAAACTTTTTTTCAACAAGGTCAAGCTTTGACTCTCAAAGATGAATTACAATATTTTCAGGATAATAAAGACATTAATGGCTTTGGATTATCTGTATATTCAAAAAGTACAGAAAATACTATTGAAATTGAAATTGCAAATAAAAAAACCACTTATCATCTTTTTACATGTCCAACGACACAATGGAAATATTTTTATGCATTAATACCCGTAGAAGCTATCAATAGTGACGATGATGAAGATGGGGAAATTGGACTACAACCAAGATATTTAATTTTGGATAAAGTATTTAATTTGTATCGTCACTTTCAAAAACATCCTGTTCTTCAACCATCAATTGCTAGACTATATAAAAATAAAATTTTAGTTTTTGATGGGCAACATAAAATTGCTTCTATGCTATGGGGTGGAAGAAAAGAATTTGAACTAAAAATATATATTAATCCAGACCCACAAATACTTAATAATACAAATATTGCCGCACATGATAAGTTTGCACAAACAAGATTTTACTCATCGATTATGGTTTCCAAACTTGGTTCTCAATTTGGAAAGCAATTTGAAGACTATAAAAATAAAGAAGATGAAGAGAAAAAAAGTGAACTCGGATTTATAAATCATTTAAAAATATCAGATGAACTAACTGTTGCCGAAGCAAACAAAAGATTTTACAGCTTTTTATATAATATGGTATTAGATCCAGAAGTAAATAATATAGTCCATCTTGTTTCAAAAAGTAATCGAAGTTCTAATGAATACCCACTGACAGTAGACATGTTAAGCAAATCACTGTTTAGTAATTTTTTATACAGACACCCACTTGATGAAGATATGGCTTCAAAGCACTATATAAGAGAAAAAGAAATAAATAACTTGATAAAACTTTTTAATATTTTTCATGATGAAGCACTTCATGATTGGGATGCTAATAAAAATTCAAGTGATACAAATCAGAATAAATTAGCAAGACTAATACGAAGTAAGTCTATTATGTCATGGTCAGAAATTTTAAAAGATGCAATTGCAGCCAAACTTGATGTTATAGATGCTGATGATAAAGAAAAACTATTTTATGGGGAAATATCTGATGAAAGCTTCGAGAAAATAAGACAAGTTGTAAGAAGATTGGTAGAATGGGCAATATGGTCTTTACCACAAGATTCAGAAATTGATAGAATTTTATCTGATAATAAAAGTGAAATCAAAAAATATATGAAAAGTAAAGGCTTAACTGCTGGTTATTTATTAGGTGCCCCAGAATAA
- a CDS encoding DUF4156 domain-containing protein — MYKVIILVLAIILSGCSAKKVMLEANSVEIVNEPVNKSKCKFLGEIIGSQGNWFTGDYTSNKNLVTGARNELRNEAYKLGANIVYIQNMANTNAWGSLGTTNTTAIGKAYKCSY, encoded by the coding sequence ATGTATAAAGTGATAATTTTAGTTTTGGCAATTATTTTGTCTGGATGTTCAGCAAAAAAAGTTATGTTAGAAGCAAATAGTGTTGAAATTGTTAACGAACCTGTTAATAAAAGTAAATGTAAATTTTTGGGTGAGATAATTGGTTCTCAAGGAAATTGGTTTACTGGTGATTATACATCAAATAAAAATTTAGTTACTGGTGCGAGAAATGAACTTCGCAATGAAGCATACAAACTTGGAGCGAATATTGTTTATATACAAAATATGGCAAATACAAATGCTTGGGGTTCTCTTGGGACAACCAATACTACAGCTATTGGTAAAGCATATAAGTGTTCGTACTAA
- a CDS encoding addiction module protein — MTALKQDELFNEIDILPIDLKTEIVDKILASITPLNSEIDKLWIKEVNKRKQEVESNSITLVDGDEVFKKISQRLHS, encoded by the coding sequence ATGACAGCTTTAAAACAAGATGAGCTTTTTAATGAGATAGATATTTTACCAATAGATTTGAAAACTGAAATTGTTGATAAGATATTAGCTAGTATCACACCTTTAAACAGTGAAATAGATAAACTATGGATAAAAGAAGTTAACAAAAGAAAACAAGAGGTTGAGTCAAATTCCATTACATTAGTTGATGGAGACGAAGTTTTCAAAAAAATCTCTCAAAGACTCCACTCATAA
- a CDS encoding type II toxin-antitoxin system RelE/ParE family toxin, whose product MTYSFHPDAEVELNASVDYYQECKDGLGAEFAYEVQKTIQRILEYPTAWQKLDEEIRRCLTNRFPFGIIYYQRDNEIIILAVMQLHRKPNYWKERKI is encoded by the coding sequence ATGACTTACTCTTTCCACCCAGATGCTGAAGTCGAATTAAATGCTTCAGTTGACTACTATCAAGAATGTAAAGATGGACTTGGTGCAGAATTTGCATATGAAGTTCAAAAAACAATCCAAAGAATTTTAGAATATCCTACTGCTTGGCAGAAACTAGATGAAGAAATAAGAAGATGCTTAACAAACAGATTTCCTTTTGGAATAATCTACTATCAAAGAGATAATGAAATTATTATTTTAGCTGTTATGCAACTTCACAGAAAACCAAACTATTGGAAAGAAAGAAAGATATAA